Within Gemmatimonadota bacterium, the genomic segment ATCCGCAGGGACCGCCCACGCCGTGAGCGCGCCCGTCCTCCGCGCGCCGCTGCGGCTCGCCGCCCGCGCGTCGCTGCTGCTCCTCATCGCCGCCCCGCTGCTGGCGGCGCAATCCGCGCAGTCGGCACGCTCGGCGCAGCCGGGGCCCACCGCGCCGGACCTGTTCGCGCTCGCCAAGGAGGCGTTCCTCTCGAACGACCTCGCGAGCGCGACCTCGCTGCTCGATGCCGCGGTGCGCGCGCGGCCGCAGGACGCCGAGCGCCGCGCCTGGCTCGCCGATGCCGCGCGGCGCACGACGGACGCGACGACGGCGCTGCGCGAGGCGCGCGAGGCGCTGCGGCTCGACCCGTGCCACAGCTTCGCGCACGAGGTGGTCGCCAGCCTCTACAACCCGCAGTTCGCGCACATGGCGCTGCAGTCGGACGACTCGACGGTGACGCACCTGGAGCAGGCGGTGCGCTGCGACGCGCGCAACGGCTCGGCGTGGATGTCACTCTGGGTGCAGTCGCTGCGGCACGAGGACGGCGCGGCCGAGCGTCGCGCGCTCGAGGGCCTGCGGACGTCGGGGATCCTCACGCCGTCGTGGCTCGCGCATGGGCGCTGGGTGCTGCGCACGCTCCCGCCGCGCGCGATCGTGCTCGCCGCGGGTGACATCGACACCTATCCGCCGGCCGTGGTGCAGAGCGCCGAAGGGCTCCGCCCCGACGTCGCCCTCGTCAACACGTCGATGCTCAACATCGGCTACGTGGTGGAGCACCTCGTGCGGCGGTACGGCCTCGCGCTCCCGCCCGATCTCTCGGGCGACGTCCCGCGCGACACGCTCGACTTCAACGCCGACCGGATCATCGCCTTCTGGCGGACGGAAGCGGCGGCGGGGCGGCTCGACCGGCCGCTCGTCGTGCTGCATTCGATGGGCATCGAGTACGCGACCGCGGGCGCGGGCACGCCGATGCTCTCGGGGCCGCACTGGGTGATCGGCGCGTCGACGGCGACGCTCGACACCGCCGCGGTGGCCGCGGCGTACCGACTGGCCGACGCGACCGACCTCTCGGGGCCGTTCGTGTCGGCGCAGGACCGCAGCCCGGTCCGCGTCTCGGCCGCCTTCTCGCCGGCGCTCATGCTCGGGTACCTCGCGGCGTACGAGGCCGCGGCGCGCGGGGCGATGCCGCGCGAGCGGCTCCCCTGGCTCGAGGCCGCGTTCCAGCGCGCGGGCGTCGCGCCCGCCGCGGCCGAGCCGATGTTGCAGTGGGTCCGCTCCTTCCCCGTCCGATGATCCGGCTCCTCCGCGCCTTCCCCGTTCCCGTCGGGATCGTGCTCGCGCTGCTCGCGAGCTTCTTCTTCGCCGTGCCGGCGTACGTGGACGGCGACATGAACCGCGTCGACGACGGGCCGGCCATCCCGGTGACGGCGCGCGCCGCGCAGTTGCACGCGACGCTCACCGTCGTGGACCTGCACAACGACCTCCTGCTCTGGGATCGCGGGCTCCCGGGCCCGCACGCGCGGGGCCACACGGATCTCACGCGACTCGCGCGCGGCAATGTCGCGCTGCAGGTGTTCAGCACCGTCACCAAGACGCCCAAGGCGCAGAACTACGAGCGCAACAGCGCCGCGACCGACAACATCACGTTGCTCGCGGTGGCGTCGCGCTGGCCGCCGCGGACGTACGGGTCGCTGCTGGCGCGCGCGCTGCACCAGGCGGGGAAGCTCGAGCGGACGGCGGCGATCGCGCCGGACCGCCTGTTGCTCGTGCGCACGGCGGCCGACCTGCGCACCGCGCTGCAGCTCCGCACCGAGTGGCGCGGCGACGCCGACGCGCGGCCGGTGATCGGCTTCCTCAACACCGAAGGGCTGCACGCCATCGAAGGGGAGCTCGCGAACGTCGACACGCTCTTCGCCCACGGCTTCCGCATGGCCGGGCTCGCGCACTTCTTCGACAACGAGGTCGCCGGCTCGGCGCACGGTGAGGCGAAGGGCGGGCTCACCCCGCTCGGCCGCACCGTCGTCGCGCGGATGCAGTCGCTCGGCATGCTCGTCGATCTCGCGCATGCGTCCCCGGCCGCGTTCGGCGAGGCGCTCGCGCTGGCCACCAAGCCGGTGGTGGTGAGCCATGTGGGTGTGCAGGCGACCTGCCCCGGTCCGCGCAACCTCACCGACGACCAGCTGCGCGCGCTGGCGGCGAACGGCGCGCTCATCGGCATCGGGTTCTGGGACGGCGCCATCTGCAGCAGCTCGCCGCGCGACGTGGCGAAGGCGATGCGGCACGCGGTCGATGTCGCCGGGCTCGCGCACGTCGCGCTCGGCTCCGACTGGGATGGCGCGACGACGGTGACGATCGCCGGCGACTCGGCGGCGCAGCTCACGCAGGCCCTGCTCGACGCCGGCTTCACCGAGGCGGAGATCCGCGCGGTGATGGGCGAGAACGCGATCCGCTTCCTGCTGGCCAACCTGCCGCCCTGAGGCTTCGATGTCCGTCCGCGCCCGTTCGCTCGCGAGATCGCTGGCATCGGCCGTTGCGGCTGCGTCGCTCGCGGCCCGCGTCCTCGCCGCGCAGGCGTCGGGTGCGCCGTCGCCGGCACCACTCGTGCCCACCGCGTCGAGCGGCGTGGTGTTCGAGGACCTCGACGCCGACGGCATGCGCGACGCGGGCGAGCGCGGGTTGGGCGGCGTGGTGGTGTCGAACCAGGAGCAGGTGGTGCGCACCGGCGCCGACGGGCGCTTCACGCTCCCGCGCGGCGGCTACGGCGCGGTGTTCGTGGTGGTGCCGCGCGCGCATCGCGCGACGTCCGCCTGGTGGATGCGCGCCGACGCGGGCACGCTCGCGTTCGCGCTCGCGCCGGCCCCCGAGCCGCGCACGCTCACCTTCGTGCACGCGTCGGACACGCACATCCAGGACGGCTCGGTCGCGCGCACGCGGCGCCTGCGCGCGCTGGTCGATTCCCTCGCGCCCGCGTTCACGCTGATCACCGGCGACCTCGTGCGCGACGCGCTCCGCGTGGGCGAGGCGGAGGCCTCGGGCTACTATGCGCTCTTCGCGCGCGAGGCGGC encodes:
- a CDS encoding dipeptidase, whose product is MIRLLRAFPVPVGIVLALLASFFFAVPAYVDGDMNRVDDGPAIPVTARAAQLHATLTVVDLHNDLLLWDRGLPGPHARGHTDLTRLARGNVALQVFSTVTKTPKAQNYERNSAATDNITLLAVASRWPPRTYGSLLARALHQAGKLERTAAIAPDRLLLVRTAADLRTALQLRTEWRGDADARPVIGFLNTEGLHAIEGELANVDTLFAHGFRMAGLAHFFDNEVAGSAHGEAKGGLTPLGRTVVARMQSLGMLVDLAHASPAAFGEALALATKPVVVSHVGVQATCPGPRNLTDDQLRALAANGALIGIGFWDGAICSSSPRDVAKAMRHAVDVAGLAHVALGSDWDGATTVTIAGDSAAQLTQALLDAGFTEAEIRAVMGENAIRFLLANLPP